GAAGGCTGGCACAGCACGTCATCCTATCTGCCCCGATGTCCGGGTCCGGTCGTCCCCGCAGACCGGACCCGGAACTGTCGTGTCGAGCGAACCTCAGGAAAACACTGTGCGCGGCAACGGCGTCAGCGGCGTCGTGTCGAGGTCGGCGATGTACGACGGCCGGTGACGCGTCGCTGCGAACGGCGCGGTAGGAGCGTTGTGCACGCTGTTGAACACCAGGAACACGTTCGCCCGCGAGTACGGGGTGATGTTGTTGCTCGATCCGTGCATGGAGTTGGAATCGAAGAACAGCGCCGAACCGGCGGCACCGGTGAACTGTTCGATTCCGTGTTCGTAGCCGAGCTCGAACACCGTGTCGTCGTCGGGAACCCCGACCCGCTGCCGCTGCAGGGACTCGCGGAAGTTGTCGTCGGGCGTCTGTCCGACACACGGCACAAACGTGCGGTGTGCGCCGGGCATCAACATGAGTCCGCCGTTGAACGCGAAGTTGTCGGTGAGCGCGATCGAGACGCTCACGGCCCTCGGCGTCGGCAGACCGTCCTCGGCGTGCCATGTCTCGAAGTCGGAGTGCCACCCGAAACCGGTGCCGACCATGCCGGGCATCGCGTTGATGCGGGACTGGTGGATGTAGACCTCCGAACCGAGGATCTGTCTCGCTCGGTCGAGAATCCGCGGGGTGCGGGCCAACGCGTCGATCACCGGGCTGTGCCGGTGGACGGCGAAGATCGAGCGGACCGCGTCGCCGTTCGGCTCGCGGATGACGGCGCCCGAAGCCGCGACATCGGGGTCGCCGGTGAGCCGGTCGAACTCGGTC
This genomic window from Gordonia sp. PDNC005 contains:
- the thpD gene encoding ectoine hydroxylase, with product MRSTNVHDRYPTRLHEAAPMVRRPDPVVWGTVDGPFTADEIHDYSTKGFHIEDGLLTPAQVQECWTEFDRLTGDPDVAASGAVIREPNGDAVRSIFAVHRHSPVIDALARTPRILDRARQILGSEVYIHQSRINAMPGMVGTGFGWHSDFETWHAEDGLPTPRAVSVSIALTDNFAFNGGLMLMPGAHRTFVPCVGQTPDDNFRESLQRQRVGVPDDDTVFELGYEHGIEQFTGAAGSALFFDSNSMHGSSNNITPYSRANVFLVFNSVHNAPTAPFAATRHRPSYIADLDTTPLTPLPRTVFS